aggagtcagggctctgcaTGTGGGCTCAAGGCTGCAAAGTTCCCGTGTTTGGACAGACGGAGGGGCTGTCCCCGGGGCGCGCGGGGCTCGAACGTGGGGCTCGTGGGGCGAGCGGGGAACGGACACGGGGACGAACGGCCCCGGTGCTTCAGttgcagcggcggcagcggcggcagcagcagcggcggcagcagcaaaagcagataGACTAGAAAAATcgttctttctctttctctcgttctttctctttctctccctttcccggTGTCGGGCACGCTTCTCTCGGGGTCCCTTGCCCGGcgtccctctcctctccccgcctccctctcccctgccgggccgggccatgcccccggcccgcccccggccccgggcggggctgccccgtgcccggccccggccgtcCCGCCGCGGTCTCGCCTCCGCCCGGCTCTGGCCGTACTGGCGGTGGCGCTGCTGGGCGGGCATCAGTGCCTGGGGCGGGGGCGGCATCGCCGCCCTTTGCCTCCGCCTGgcccgagcccggccccggccccgacGCACGGTCCAGTCCCGGCCCcggtcccggccccggccccggccctgGCCCcggccacagccccagccccggcccctaCTCCTCCCGGGGCCCGCGGAGGGCACACGcggcgcggccgctcccgccgcctccgcTGCGGCTTCCCCGGCCCGAGCTCCGCCGCtcggcagcgcggccgccggCCCCGAGCCTCCCGTGCCGCGTTCCCGGGAGCGAACGCCTGGGCAtggccggcccggggcgggtGAGGGGCGCTCGGGGGCCGTTGCTGGCCCCGGGCCGAGCGCTGACAGCCGCGTCCCGCCCGCAGGGACGGCGcaggaggccctgcaggagcgGTACCGGCTGGGATCGCTGCTGGGGCGCGGCGGCTTCGGCAGAGTCTTCGCGGCCACGCGGCTCTCGGACGGCGCCCCGgtgagcggcggggccggcggcgggcgcaggaggaggggatggaggaggaggagggcagagggcGGAGGATGGGGCTCGCAGTGCGGGCGGCGAGCTCACCCCGCTGCTGGCCTTGGCTTGCAGGTGGCCATCAAAAGGGTGCCACGGAACCGCGTCCGGCACTGGGGCGAGCTGGTGAGTGAGCGGGGCCAGCAGCCGGGGCTGCCGGCCAGGGATGAGCCGGGGCCCGGCACGGTGGGAGCCGCCAGGACGCCCCGAGGGAGAGCGGGCGTGGGGCCAGCGCAGGGCGCAGAGCATCCCGGCCTGGCTGAGGGCTTCCCCAGGCCTGGCACGGCATCGGCCCCAGTGACGGCATCGTGCTCCTCCCGCAGCCCGACGGCACCAGCGCACCCCTGGAGATcgtgctgctggccaaggtgTCCACTGGCTTCCCCGGTGTGGTCCAGCTGCTGGAGTGGCTCGAGCTCCCCAACTGCATCGTGATGGTGATGGAGCGGCCAGAGCAGTGTCAGGACCTGCAGCGTTTCATTGGGGCACGGCGGTTCCTGCCCGAGGAGGAGGCGCGGGAGCTGTTCCGCCAGGTGCTGGAGGCCGTGCGGCACTGCACCAGCTGCGGGGTCCTGCACAGGGACATCAAGCCAGAGAACATCCTGGTTGACCTGGACACCGGGCAGGCCAAGCTGATTGACTTTGGCTGTGGCACCTACCTGCAGGACACAGTCTACACTCACTTTGCAGGTGAGCCtacccagggctgtgctcccgCTGCTGACATCTCATGGCCCAACATCTCCCAGCCCAAGCTGGCTGTGGCAGCGGGGATTCTCCCTTTTGCTGCCAGTCAGGGCAATGAGTCCTCAGCTGAGTTGCTttagagcagggctgggttggCAGCcatcttccagccctgctggcagcctttgccagccactctgcccaggactggggctgggctggggcagccagctgGACCAAAACCCCCGTGGGTGGGGGTAGCAGAGAGAGGGGGGCAGAACCTGTGCCCCAGCCAGTTTGGTGTGCAAATGAGAGGAAGGGCTTGCACTACCCCACTCGCCCTGTTTCCCTTGGCTTCATAATATTTTTGTGGcaatgcaggcagggaggataAGGGcatgttttttccccagcatgGAGTGGGTTTTTCCTTTGCATGTCATGGTCGGGCCtagccagggctgccctctTCCAGCACCAGAGGCTTCTTTTCCAACCCTAACTTTGTGCACAAGTCCCAGATGCTGGCGAGAGGGCAGTGGTCACCCTGTGTGCCCCTGATGCAGCCCCCGCGggcccagggatgctggggccaggctctgggagcagcagcatgcCCCTGATGAACTCCATCTGTATTCCATAGGAACACTGTCCTACAGCCCCCCGGAATGGAACGACTTTGGCTGGTACCATGGCGAGGCAGCAACAATCTGGtccctgggcatcctgtgcACCAGATGGTCTGCGGGGAGCACCCTTTCAGGAGGGGCCGGAACCTCAGTGGGGCCAGCTCCCGCTGCCACAAAGGCTCTCTCAAGGTGGATCCTCTTCTCTGGGCACGGGGGgaatcccagtgctgggagccagcagcggGCTCGTGGGCATCCcgctctggcagctgctgaggaggtggCACatgtcctgctctcctccaaAACAGGGAATTGGTGGGAAAGTTTAGGCCCAGCTCAGAGCGCAtccagcatggcctgggcaTGGGAACAGTGGGGTAAAGCAGACAGGAGCCTTCTCTGGCTGACCAtcagtttctgctttctctccccaGAGTGCAAAGACCTGATCTGGTGGTGTTTATCCGTGAACTCCTTGGACAGACCCACACTGGAAGACCTGTTCTGTGTTCCTTGGATGCAGGATATTCCTCTGCCAT
This genomic interval from Zonotrichia leucophrys gambelii isolate GWCS_2022_RI unplaced genomic scaffold, RI_Zleu_2.0 Scaffold_427_43307, whole genome shotgun sequence contains the following:
- the LOC135441686 gene encoding LOW QUALITY PROTEIN: uncharacterized protein LOC135441686 (The sequence of the model RefSeq protein was modified relative to this genomic sequence to represent the inferred CDS: inserted 2 bases in 2 codons), with the protein product MRGLAPAGATPGAVGPPRGQRSRRRAVRPEVFFARSDITGSGAAWGVNPTSGSCNAVNLPIFDYFVLRISDSHKKVKQRALDVLAEITGALKDALNPVIVDKVSLLEEFSYQWNHLSGQALLDVTERITVLVQGVHARSPEVAQRDALPVLWSCLGNKALPVRSANVRTVATKLASALCKVMGTQLKDVLPASLHMCGKTSPKCWAGEDLTGYSLTEKFSRDTSDVPSPTKSSPPIQKSSLSSKLRKKLPPESNTGGVSAVLGSDGGAVPGARGARTWGSWGERGTDTGTNGPGASVAAAAAAAAAAAAAAKADRLEKSFFLFLSFFLFLSLSRCRARFSRGPLPGVPLLSPPPSPLPGRAMPPARPRPRAGLPRARPRPSRRGLASARLWPYWRWRCWAGISAWGGGGIAALCLRLARARPRPRRTVQSRPRSRPRPRPWPRPQPQPRPLLLPGPAEGTRGAAAPAASAAASPARAPPLGSAAAGPEPPVPRSRERTPGHGRPGAGEGRSGAVAGPGPSADSRVPPAGTAQEALQERYRLGSLLGRGGFGRVFAATRLSDGAPVAIKRVPRNRVRHWGELPDGTSAPLEIVLLAKVSTGFPGVVQLLEWLELPNCIVMVMERPEQCQDLQRFIGARRFLPEEEARELFRQVLEAVRHCTSCGVLHRDIKPENILVDLDTGQAKLIDFGCGTYLQDTVYTHFAGTLSYSPPEWNDFGWYHGEAATIWSLGIXVHQMVCGEHPFRRGRNLXWGQLPLPQRLSQECKDLIWWCLSVNSLDRPTLEDLFCVPWMQDIPLP